In Gadus macrocephalus chromosome 4, ASM3116895v1, the following proteins share a genomic window:
- the slitrk6 gene encoding LOW QUALITY PROTEIN: SLIT and NTRK-like protein 6 (The sequence of the model RefSeq protein was modified relative to this genomic sequence to represent the inferred CDS: inserted 4 bases in 3 codons; deleted 1 base in 1 codon): protein MLPFIIFISLFLSAAVRAQDTQLSEAMWRRPCPSAVSSPSSCDALCSCEEKDGVLYLNCEQRNVSKISQIKVPPDVPFHLNLYKNDLVELHAEEMTGLKSALSLHLGANSIQELEPGVFGTLGALKKLHVNSNFLVTLKEDTFQGLVNLEYLQADTNFIRVVEPGAFNKLIRLKVLILNDNSVEFLPTNIFRFVPLTHLDLRGNKLQTLPYVGFLEHIGRIMELMLEDNDWVCDCDVLPLKIWMENMRAQSVIGEVLCGSPDYLRGITLAKVKRDVLCPSHADINLEEPSKSLDIVVTPSSKADQIPKVIDGRDPTSSHLPESPCVEQCSCHXSPVAGFLMHCQDRGIQRVSDIGILQQSPTKLVMTGNMIQKLLKYDFVTYDSLELLNLANNRIDSIDNETFLSLSGLKKLYLNGNRIEKLFSTMFVGLHNLEFLYLEYNLIKEIAPGTFNPLPNLRLLSLNNNFXQRAATQIFRNVPLTKLNLRKNLLMHLPVSNVLDQLESLEQIYLEDNPWDCSCDLLSLKQWVEKLRKXTVVGSILCHTPKKMSHAELRELRHELLCPGLEAFNASPPGGQESATASLWPAAGHNGGEGTRGLLESLTDTVPLSVLILSLLVVFLTIIFCAAGLVVFVVHRRRRRRARKKAAASGSDEPSRGGENNSGSSPIHLHYSMYGQKTTHHTLTQRTGSSSLYEERAHSPVVQICRNPTYCAQHKEHEVDGGGDYGLDDLGGKQQPRHVCRGIMERENTSPLTGNPNPLLQHPMHVGGPKFWPPTPGECPAEFMTLGNPNSLYRNLLEREKELQQLGITEYLRKNMAQLQQGGVEMGQQGAAAHQEELKLMEALMYSRPRKVMLEQTQNEYFELKANLHTEPDYLEVLEHQTTFN from the exons ATGCTgcccttcatcatcttcatcagccTCTTCCTCTCCGCGGCGGTCCGAGCCCAGGACACACAGCTCTCGGAAGCGATGTGGCGGCGGCCATGTCCCTCCGCCGTCTCCTCCCCGTCGTCGTGCGACGCGCTCTGCTCCTGTGAGGAGAAGGACGGCGTGCTCTACCTCAACTGCGAGCAGAGGAACGTCAGCAAGATCTCCCAGATCAAGGTGCCCCCCGACGTGCCGTTCCACCTCAACCTCTACAAGAACGACCTGGTGGAGCTCCACGCCGAGGAGATGACGGGGCTGAAGAGCGCCCTGTCGCTGCACCTGGGCGCCAACAGCATCCAGGAGCTGGAGCCGGGGGTGTTCGGCACGCTCGGCGCCCTCAAGAAGCTCCACGTCAACAGCAACTTCCTGGTGACTCTGAAGGAGGACACCTTCCAGGGACTGGTGAACCTGGAGTACCTGCAGGCCGACACCAACTTCATCCGGGTGGTGGAACCGGGCGCCTTCAACAAGCTGATCCGCCTGAAGGTGCTCATCCTCAACGACAACTCGGTGGAGTTCCTGCCCACCAACATCTTCCGCTTCGTGCCCCTCACCCACCTGGACCTGCGGGGCAACAAGCTCCAGACGCTGCCCTACGTGGGCTTCCTGGAGCACATCGGCCGCATCATGGAGCTGATGCTGGAGGACAACGACTGGGTGTGCGACTGCGACGTGCTGCCGCTGAAGATCTGGATGGAGAACATGCGGGCGCAGTCGGTCATAGGGGAGGTACTCTGCGGCAGCCCCGACTACCTCCGTGGCATCACCCTGGCCAAGGTGAAGCGCGACGTGCTCTGCCCGTCCCACGCGGACATCAACCTTGAGGAGCCGTCCAAGTCGTTGGATATCGTGGTCACCCCCTCGTCCAAGGCGGATCAGATTCCCAAGGTGATTGACGGCCGGGATCCCACGTCGTCTCACCTTCCCGAGAGCCCGTGTGTGGAGCAGTGTTCCTGCC AATCACCCGTGGCGGGGTTCCTGATGCACTGTCAGGACAGGGGGATTCAAAGGGTGTCGGATATCGGCATTTTGCAGCAGAGCCCCACCAAGCTTGTAATGACGGGAAACATGATT CAGAAGCTGCTGAAGTATGACTTTGTCACGTACGATAGCCTGGAGCTGCTCAACCTGGCCAACAACAGGATTGATTCCATCGACAACGAGACCTTTCTCAGCCTGAGTGGGCTGAAGAAACTCTACCTTAACGGCAACCGCATCGAGAAACTGTTTTCCACCATGTTCGTGGGCCTCCACAACCTGGAGTTCCTGTATCTGGAGTACAACCTGATCAAGGAGATCGCACCGGGCACGTTCAATCCCCTGCCGAATCTGCGTCTGCTGTCGCTGAACAACAACTT TCAGCGCGCTGCCACGCAGATCTTCCGTAACGTGCCGCTGACCAAGTTAAACCTGAGGAAGAATCTACTTATGCATCTGCCGGTGAGCAACGTGCTGGATCAGCTCGAGTCACTGGAGCAGATCTACTTAGAGGACAACCCCTGGGACTGCAGCTGCGACCTGCTCAGCCTCAAACAGTGGGTGGAGAAGCTACGCA ACACGGTGGTGGGCTCCATCTTGTGTCACACGCCCAAGAAAATGTCACACGCCGAGCTCCGCGAGCTCCGCCACGAGCTGCTCTGCCCCGGGCTGGAGGCCTTCAACGCCTCGCCGCCCGGGGGCCAGGAGAGCGCCACGGCGTCGCTCTGGCCCGCCGCGGGGCACAACGGCGGCGAGGGCACCCGCGGCCTGCTGGAGTCGCTGACGGACACCGTCCCACTGTCGGTGCTCATCCTCAGCCTGTTGGTCGTCTTCCTCACCATCATCTTCTGCGCGGCGGGGCTGGTGGTGTTCGTGGTGCaccggcggaggcggcggcgggccAGGAAGAAGGCGGCGGCGTCGGGGTCCGACGAGCCTTCCCGCGGCGGGGAGAACAACAGCGGCAGCAGCCCCATCCACCTGCACTACAGCATGTACGGCCAGAAGACCACGCACCACACGCTCACGCAGCGCACCGGCTCGTCCTCGCTGTACGAGGAGCGAGCGCACAGCCCCGTCGTGCAGATCTGCCGCAACCCCACCTACTGCGCCCAGCACAAGGAGCACGAGGTGGACGGCGGCGGGGACTATGGCCTGGACGACCTCGGCGGCAAGCAGCAGCCCCGCCACGTGTGTCGGGGCATCATGGAGCGGGAGAACACCTCCCCGCTCACCGGGAACCCCAACCCCCTGCTGCAGCACCCGATGCACGTCGGGGGGCCCAAGTTCTGGCCGCCGACGCCCGGGGAGTGCCCGGCAGAGTTCATGACCCTGGGGAACCCAAACTCCCTGTACCGGAACCtcctggagagggagaaggagctgcagcagctgggcATCACCGAGTACCTGCGGAAGAACATGGCCCAGCTGCAGCAAGGCGGCGTGGAGATGGGGCAGCAGGGGGCCGCCGCGCACCAGGAGGAGCTGAAGCTCATGGAGGCCCTGATGTACTCGCGTCCGCGCAAGGTCATGCTGGAGCAGACCCAGAACGAGTACTTTGAGCTCAAGGCGAACTTGCACACGGAGCCGGATTACTTGGAAGTTCTGGAGCATCAAACCACGTTCAACTGA